A DNA window from Pongo abelii isolate AG06213 chromosome 2, NHGRI_mPonAbe1-v2.0_pri, whole genome shotgun sequence contains the following coding sequences:
- the FOXP1 gene encoding forkhead box protein P1 isoform X20: MMQESGTETKSNGSAIQNGSGGSNHLLECGGLREGRSNGETPAVDIGAADLAHAQQQQQQWHLINHQPSRSPSSWLKRLISSPWELEVLQVPLWGAVAETKMSGPVCQPNLSPF, encoded by the exons ATGATGCAAGAATCTGGGACTGAGACAAAAAGTAACGGTTCAGCCATCCAGAATGGGTCGGGCGGCAGCAACCACTTACTAGAGTGTGGCGGTCTTCGGGAGGGACGGTCCAACGGAGAGACGCCGGCAGTGGACATCGGGGCAGCTGACCTCGCCCacgcccagcagcagcagcaacag TGGCATCTCATAAACCATCAGCCCTCTAGGAGTCCCAGCAGTTGGCTTAAGAGACTAATTTCAAGCCCTTGGGAGTTGGAAGTCCTGCAGGTCCCCTTGTGGGGAGCAGTTGCTGAGACGAAGATGAGTGGACCTGTGTGTCAGCCTAACCTTTCCccattttga